The Burkholderia cepacia genome includes a region encoding these proteins:
- a CDS encoding RHS repeat-associated core domain-containing protein: MKTTGKALGLPSIVSMVGVAMLSAVALALPPATEPERVTTAGHAYVLPASSDVRHAWLPDGRELDVHGAQGVAYLINGAQRIAVPLPEIRRFASVTVMPGGEVLLWGGVDAKGRVLDNGEWFNPTSRRFVRTGNIGLPARAGHTLTVLPDGHAVMAGGWGTDGAPATTALLWRPESREATPLQDVASVRLNGHAELQPDGSVRIEGGVDASGHALSNALQFKSPSLSTDATQAPPTPNNVIAATFPTKDSTRASIHGPLVVHFAVPMDLHQLNTRTVTLLGPEGAVPVQVVGAEGGRLAFVQLPDDLYPGSRYTLFVKGLHTAQGGDVPYTAIGFTTLSANETGVVVAGQGARPGAASSDDANTPPLVVMAGEGHASCSGNDLCRAKGVVRDGAFYPGKNNAPDFTGAHWRLYAPHQVLPDTRALEAHLPHDTTTVIGQVRQIDETPVANVTVSIGDIQVRTDTRGVFVLQNVPAGRQPVFVDGDSASHDTVHYGRFEVGADVKAHAITHMPFVMYLPRILPRDDITLPAPTTREVVLTHPDMPGLELHVPAGAVFKDRNGHVLTHIALVPTPVDHAPFPLPDNFPMYFTIQPGDAVVQGLTPEASKGIRVVYPNYGHARPNAMANFWVYDLKQGWQMYGAGHVTADAQHLAPDPGVRLVWALGAGGSMGSANSNTSQLICNAQRVQPVDLQTGIFFHRWNDMAINDVMPLALERGYSSADPNSHVFGIGMNANFGMHLYTKNATNFGSPATSPPVLVLPCGEGITFNLVSGAAQWPFPAGTVWEHTGTNSSYYGATLQFFTQTPYGEYWQITLKDGTQYAFQNEVPNQLRWIRDRYGNQVQLSYNGGLIEQMVSPSGRSITFNYDSGNRVTSATDNSGRTLNYAYNSAGSLATVTYPDQTTEQYTYDGNNRMLTMQDRRGHVWVSNQYDANGRVTKQTYADNTAYQFAYTTSNNNAVTTVTDTNGNQEQVVFDPVSGYPSSDTLAYGTSLAQTTTYKREASGLVDSETDALGRTKAYTYDALGNVLSVTRLSGTSNAVTTRFTYTSDYSEIASETDPLGHTTNFGYTNGCLTQMTDALGHSTTIQCNAAGQRTSVQDALGNTTTYTYRGYDLQSVTDPLSRTTSYVVDALGRRIATRDALSNVTLTQYDTNDRVVSTTDALNQTTTQGYDGNGNLLSVALPNTGVIHYVYDNRNRLITRTDAMNQSESWTYDGMGNVLTHTDRKGQVTDISYDALNRKSLVSYADGSGVQASYDAGDRLTSLTDSINGTLSWGYDGLDRITGTSSPQGSISYTYDAAGRRTSMTAAAQAIASYTYDNTNRLTAITQGSETVQLAYDADNRRSTLTLPNGITVAYGYDTASELTGLTYTQGNGTTLGNLAYGYDADGRIISKSGTFATDVLPTATTQPATFDLNDRKTSFNGQALSYDANGNLTNDGTNTYTWNARNQLVKVSQNGVAQLSYAYDALGRRISKTVQGTATQFLYDGNNAVQEMQGSTVNPILVGLGIDEHFARSDVTGRTYFLTDQINSTIALTDPNGALKQQYSYDPYGNVTPSDTTTGFKNPYQFTGREADVSGLYYYRARYYSPLFPGFISEDPITFGGGQLSFYAYVNGDPIDLIDPTGLCPGDDEDSGRTEWCKNLKNPNDGWLTRKLKDKFCKVVSEGACNASEGGGDECCNADFRKCMSEDNGDPQNWRDPPPQDPSGLKKWAQCEAKMRTCMASGGRGEK, from the coding sequence ATGAAAACCACAGGGAAGGCCCTGGGACTGCCGAGTATCGTGAGCATGGTGGGTGTCGCCATGCTCAGTGCCGTTGCCTTGGCATTGCCGCCTGCGACCGAGCCGGAGCGTGTCACCACGGCGGGACACGCCTACGTGTTGCCGGCGTCGTCCGACGTTCGTCATGCATGGTTACCGGACGGACGCGAACTGGACGTTCACGGTGCACAAGGTGTGGCCTATCTGATCAACGGCGCGCAACGTATCGCAGTGCCCTTGCCGGAGATCCGCCGCTTTGCGTCGGTCACCGTGATGCCCGGTGGTGAAGTGCTGCTGTGGGGCGGTGTCGATGCCAAGGGCCGTGTGCTCGACAACGGCGAATGGTTCAATCCTACGTCCCGACGTTTCGTGCGTACGGGTAACATCGGCTTGCCGGCGCGTGCGGGACATACACTCACCGTGTTGCCGGATGGTCATGCGGTGATGGCCGGCGGCTGGGGAACCGATGGCGCACCGGCGACCACGGCATTGCTGTGGCGACCGGAGTCGCGTGAAGCAACGCCGCTGCAAGACGTAGCATCGGTTCGGTTGAATGGACACGCCGAACTGCAGCCGGACGGTTCGGTGCGTATCGAGGGCGGTGTTGACGCAAGCGGTCACGCGCTGAGTAACGCGTTGCAATTCAAATCACCCTCGCTGAGCACCGATGCCACGCAGGCGCCGCCGACGCCCAACAACGTCATCGCCGCCACCTTTCCAACGAAAGACAGCACGCGTGCCTCGATCCACGGGCCACTCGTCGTGCACTTTGCCGTCCCCATGGATCTGCATCAGTTGAATACGCGCACCGTGACTCTGCTCGGTCCCGAGGGTGCGGTGCCGGTGCAGGTCGTGGGTGCCGAAGGTGGCCGCTTGGCGTTTGTGCAATTGCCTGACGATCTGTACCCAGGATCGCGCTACACCTTGTTCGTGAAAGGCCTGCATACCGCACAAGGCGGTGACGTGCCGTACACCGCGATCGGCTTCACGACTCTCAGTGCCAACGAAACGGGCGTGGTGGTCGCGGGCCAAGGCGCAAGACCAGGAGCTGCCTCCTCCGACGATGCGAACACACCGCCGTTGGTCGTCATGGCGGGCGAGGGCCACGCAAGTTGCTCCGGCAATGACTTGTGCCGCGCAAAAGGAGTCGTTCGCGATGGCGCGTTTTACCCCGGTAAGAACAATGCACCGGACTTCACAGGAGCCCACTGGCGTCTCTATGCACCCCACCAGGTGTTGCCCGATACGCGTGCCCTGGAAGCCCACCTCCCGCACGACACGACCACCGTGATCGGGCAGGTTCGCCAGATCGATGAAACGCCCGTCGCCAACGTGACGGTCAGTATCGGCGACATCCAAGTGCGTACCGATACACGCGGTGTCTTCGTGCTGCAGAACGTGCCCGCTGGCCGCCAGCCGGTCTTCGTCGATGGCGACAGTGCCAGTCATGACACGGTGCATTACGGCCGCTTCGAGGTCGGTGCGGACGTGAAGGCCCACGCCATCACACACATGCCGTTCGTGATGTACCTGCCGCGCATTCTGCCGCGCGACGACATCACCTTGCCCGCGCCGACCACGCGCGAAGTGGTACTCACCCATCCGGACATGCCGGGGCTGGAACTGCACGTGCCGGCAGGCGCCGTGTTCAAGGATCGCAACGGCCACGTGCTGACGCATATCGCGTTGGTACCTACACCGGTGGATCACGCGCCGTTTCCGTTGCCCGATAACTTCCCGATGTACTTCACCATCCAACCGGGCGACGCGGTGGTGCAGGGGCTGACCCCGGAGGCGTCCAAAGGTATCCGGGTGGTGTATCCCAACTACGGACACGCCCGCCCGAACGCGATGGCCAACTTCTGGGTGTATGACTTGAAGCAAGGTTGGCAAATGTACGGTGCTGGCCACGTGACGGCCGATGCGCAGCACTTGGCCCCCGATCCGGGCGTTCGGCTGGTGTGGGCGCTGGGCGCGGGTGGTTCCATGGGCAGCGCCAACAGCAATACGTCGCAACTGATCTGTAATGCGCAAAGGGTGCAGCCTGTCGATCTGCAGACCGGCATCTTCTTCCATCGCTGGAACGACATGGCGATCAACGATGTGATGCCGTTGGCGCTCGAGCGCGGCTACAGCTCGGCCGATCCCAATTCGCATGTGTTCGGTATTGGCATGAACGCCAACTTCGGCATGCATCTGTATACGAAGAATGCGACCAATTTTGGTAGCCCCGCCACTTCGCCCCCGGTGTTGGTGCTGCCGTGCGGGGAAGGCATCACCTTCAATCTGGTGAGTGGCGCAGCCCAGTGGCCGTTCCCGGCCGGTACGGTGTGGGAACACACGGGTACGAATTCCTCCTACTACGGGGCGACCCTGCAGTTCTTCACCCAAACGCCGTACGGCGAGTATTGGCAAATCACGCTGAAGGACGGTACGCAGTACGCGTTCCAAAACGAGGTGCCGAATCAACTGCGATGGATTCGGGATCGCTACGGCAACCAGGTGCAATTGAGTTACAACGGTGGCCTGATCGAGCAGATGGTGTCGCCGAGCGGCCGCAGCATCACCTTCAACTACGACAGCGGCAACCGTGTTACCAGCGCTACCGACAACAGTGGTCGCACCCTCAACTACGCCTACAACAGTGCCGGCAGTCTCGCCACGGTCACCTATCCGGACCAGACCACGGAGCAATACACTTACGATGGCAACAACCGCATGCTCACCATGCAGGATCGCCGTGGTCATGTATGGGTGAGCAATCAGTACGACGCCAATGGCAGGGTGACCAAGCAAACGTACGCGGATAACACGGCCTACCAGTTTGCCTACACCACCAGCAACAACAACGCGGTTACTACCGTCACCGATACGAACGGCAACCAGGAGCAGGTGGTTTTTGATCCGGTGAGCGGCTATCCCAGCAGTGACACGCTGGCTTACGGCACTTCGTTGGCGCAGACCACGACGTACAAGCGCGAAGCGTCCGGGCTGGTGGACAGTGAAACCGATGCGCTCGGCCGCACCAAGGCCTACACCTACGATGCGCTGGGCAATGTCCTCAGCGTGACGCGGTTGTCCGGCACGTCGAATGCAGTGACCACCCGCTTCACGTACACCAGCGACTACAGCGAGATCGCTTCGGAGACCGATCCGTTGGGCCATACGACCAACTTTGGTTATACCAATGGATGTCTGACACAAATGACCGATGCGCTGGGCCACAGCACAACAATCCAGTGCAATGCGGCCGGTCAGCGCACAAGCGTCCAAGACGCGTTAGGTAACACGACGACGTACACCTATCGGGGCTACGACTTGCAGAGCGTGACCGATCCGTTGAGCCGCACCACGAGTTATGTGGTGGATGCGTTGGGCCGTCGCATCGCCACGCGCGATGCACTGAGCAATGTCACGCTGACGCAGTACGACACCAATGATCGTGTTGTATCAACCACGGATGCGCTCAACCAAACGACTACGCAGGGCTACGACGGCAACGGCAATCTGTTGAGCGTAGCGTTGCCCAACACCGGTGTCATCCATTACGTCTACGATAACCGTAATCGCCTCATCACTCGCACGGATGCCATGAACCAAAGCGAGTCGTGGACCTATGACGGAATGGGTAACGTGCTTACACACACTGACCGCAAAGGGCAGGTGACGGATATTAGCTACGACGCGCTCAATCGTAAGAGCTTGGTGTCCTATGCGGACGGCTCTGGTGTCCAGGCCAGCTACGACGCTGGCGATCGCCTGACAAGCCTCACAGATTCCATCAACGGCACATTGAGCTGGGGCTACGACGGGCTGGATCGCATCACGGGCACAAGTAGTCCGCAGGGCAGCATCAGCTACACCTACGACGCGGCGGGGCGTCGCACGAGCATGACGGCTGCTGCGCAAGCCATAGCCAGTTACACCTACGACAACACCAATCGCCTGACGGCCATTACGCAGGGTAGCGAAACGGTGCAACTGGCCTACGACGCGGACAACCGCCGGAGCACGCTGACGCTGCCTAACGGCATTACTGTCGCCTACGGCTACGACACCGCCAGTGAGTTGACGGGGCTTACGTACACCCAGGGCAACGGCACCACGCTGGGCAATCTGGCCTACGGTTACGATGCCGATGGACGCATTATCAGCAAGAGCGGCACCTTTGCCACGGATGTGCTGCCGACGGCGACGACGCAACCGGCGACGTTCGACCTCAATGACCGGAAGACAAGCTTCAACGGTCAAGCATTGAGCTACGACGCGAATGGCAACCTGACCAACGATGGCACGAACACGTATACGTGGAATGCACGGAATCAATTGGTGAAGGTGAGTCAGAATGGTGTGGCTCAGCTCAGTTATGCCTACGATGCGCTTGGACGCAGAATCAGCAAGACGGTGCAGGGTACGGCAACGCAGTTCTTGTATGACGGCAACAATGCGGTCCAGGAGATGCAGGGCAGCACGGTGAATCCGATTTTGGTGGGGCTGGGGATCGATGAGCATTTTGCACGAAGCGATGTGACAGGGCGGACGTATTTCCTGACAGACCAAATCAACAGCACGATTGCCTTGACCGATCCAAACGGCGCGCTCAAGCAGCAATACAGCTACGATCCTTACGGCAATGTGACGCCCAGTGACACGACGACAGGGTTTAAGAATCCGTACCAATTCACCGGTCGCGAGGCCGACGTCTCTGGTCTCTACTACTACCGCGCCCGCTACTACAGCCCGCTCTTTCCAGGCTTCATCAGTGAGGACCCGATCACGTTCGGTGGTGGGCAATTGAGCTTCTATGCCTATGTTAACGGGGATCCAATCGATTTAATCGATCCCACTGGTTTGTGCCCTGGCGATGACGAAGACTCCGGACGTACAGAATGGTGCAAGAACCTTAAAAATCCGAACGATGGTTGGTTAACGCGTAAATTGAAGGACAAGTTTTGTAAAGTCGTTTCAGAAGGGGCGTGTAACGCGTCCGAAGGCGGTGGGGATGAGTGCTGTAACGCTGACTTCCGGAAATGCATGAGTGAAGATAATGGCGATCCGCAAAACTGGAGGGACCCGCCACCGCAAGACCCTAGCGGGCTGAAAAAATGGGCGCAGTGCGAGGCAAAGATGAGGACCTGTATGGCTTCAGGTGGCAGAGGAGAGAAATGA